From the Daucus carota subsp. sativus chromosome 8, DH1 v3.0, whole genome shotgun sequence genome, one window contains:
- the LOC108198498 gene encoding putative ubiquitin-like-specific protease 1B isoform X2, translating into MKGDMKRPLKNRKSRWLFANWWSKDDIDVEPISHLNLNYELHKPHLMTLEPQHMVQDEIINAYFELLREREKHYIVNKQFENQARHFFMHSEFMEASKKYVKDLKKHPLDRSAEELEALKSFLLTVSVQLRGNRVDDCEFIYFPTCLDQHWFLFIWSVVDQKVILLDSLRNDTKNRSLKKMYSTQYYIMERLVPCMMHFVNKERYPEPIKWGKVKQLKNRPMQTDNDCGIFVCKYVDASLMGLPLEHEKWSKEDVRNFRYRIAWEISKGQARHLPSWSIEWRKKFPRKIGV; encoded by the exons ATGAAAGGAGATATGAAGAGGCCACTAAAGAATCGTAAATCAAGATGGTTGTTTGCTAATTGGTGGAGTAAGGATGACATTGACGTGGAGCCGATCTCTCATTTGAATCTTAATTACGAACTTCATAAACCTCATCTCATGACATTGGAGCCACAACATATGGTGCAAGATGAAATTATTAATGCTTACTTTGAGTTGCtaagagaaagagagaaacaCTATATTGTGAACAAGCAATTTGAGAATCAAGCTAGACATTTTTTCATGCATTCTGAATTCATGGAAGCTTCGAAGAAGTATGTTAAAGATTTGAAAAAACATCCATTGGATAGATCTGCGGAGGAATTGGAG GCTTTAAAAAGCTTTTTGCTTACTGTATCTGTGCAACTCCGAGGAAATAGGGTTGATGATTGTGAGTTTATCTATTTTCCTACTTGCCTCGATCAGCATTGGTTTTTGTTTATTTGGAGTGTTGTGGACCAAAAAGTCATCCTTCTAGATTCTCTTCGTAATGACACTAAGAATAGGTcgttgaagaaaatgtatagcACCCAGTACTATATCATG GAAAGACTTGTTCCATGCATGATGCACTTTGTTAATAAGGAAAGATATCCGGAGCCCATCAAATGGGGTAAAGTGAAACAATTGAAGAACCGTCCTATGCAAACTGACAATGATTGTGGCATCTTTGTTTGCAAGTACGTGGATGCATCTCTTATGGGCTTACCTTTGGAACATGAAAAGTGGAGTAAGGAGGATGTTCGTAATTTTCGTTATCGCATAGCTTGGGAAATTTCCAAAGGACAGGCACGACATTTGCCGAGTTGGAGTATTGAGTGGAGGAAAAAGTTTCCTCGTAAAATTGG AGTTTGA
- the LOC108198498 gene encoding protein MAIN-LIKE 1 isoform X1 has product MEPSVPCGPYDRSLLTFQDKHVSTEVWAGNERGKLILRQGTSRLLDWVIKEPQKRYIESWGFKGFKSPCSILQNDVGLISALVERWRPETNSFHFPVGEMTITLEDVFMLLGLPVRGKPIIYERLDRPKSYFLKNWPDSSLNLKHKKELYGKSGISLKKLRDRYKELPNLEEGDEESVKAHSLAYVLYVIGSVLFADNCQDVVHPKYLQLLLQQQDDSIPYAWGAGVLGFLYKGLYKASRKESTGIEGCLTLLQLWSYERILPGRPTIAPEQEYTWPRIVAWGKYVEDRYENPHHHLRVYRGQFDTFDPRWLTWEPYAHFYMTEDDEYEVGPRTGLARVPLIHWNIVEYHMPDRVLRQFGKPQHIPDPPTVVWERRAPLPR; this is encoded by the coding sequence ATGGAGCCAAGTGTACCTTGTGGACCGTATGATCGATCCTTATTAACATTTCAAGATAAGCATGTGAGTACAGAAGTTTGGGCTGGAAATGAGAGGGGAAAATTGATCCTTCGACAAGGGACATCTAGACTTCTTGATTGGGTGATAAAAGAGCCGCAAAAACGTTATATTGAATCGTGGGGTTTTAAAGGGTTTAAAAGTCCATGCAGCATTTTGCAAAATGATGTTGGTTTGATTAGTGCCCTTGTCGAGAGATGGAGGCCAGAAACAAATTCATTTCACTTTCCTGTTGGTGAAATGACCATTACCTTGGAAGACGTTTTTATGTTGTTGGGCCTCCCGGTTCGTGGTAAGCCAATCATATACGAGCGGCTTGATAGGCCAAAgtcatattttcttaaaaactgGCCTGATTCTAGTTTGAATCTAAAGCATAAGAAAGAGTTGTATGGTAAATCAGGGATTTCTCTTAAAAAACTGCGTGATAGATACAAAGAATTGCCCAATTTGGAGGAGGGGGATGAGGAATCTGTTAAAGCACATAGCCTTGCCTATGTGTTATATGTTATTGGTTCGGTGTTGTTTGCTGATAATTGCCAAGACGTTGTGCATCCAAAATATTTGCAACTTCTTCTACAACAACAGGATGATAGTATTCCTTATGCATGGGGTGCAGGGGTGTTGGGGTTTTTGTACAAGGGGTTGTATAAAGCCTCCAGGAAGGAGAGTACTGGTATTGAAGGATGCTTGACTCTACTTCAGTTGTGGTCTTACGAGAGAATACTTCCTGGACGTCCAACAATCGCACCTGAGCAGGAGTACACATGGCCGCGGATAGTTGCATGGGGGAAATATGTTGAGGATAGGTACGAGAACCCACACCATCATTTACGGGTTTATCGTGGTCAGTTTGATACTTTTGATCCTCGATGGCTTACATGGGAGCCTTATGCTCACTTTTATATGACGGAGGATGATGAGTATGAGGTTGGTCCTCGTACCGGTTTAGCTCGCGTACCGCTTATACATTGGAATATTGTCGAGTATCATATGCCAGACAGAGTTTTGAGACAATTCGGCAAGCCACAACATATACCAGATCCTCCCACTGTTGTGTGGGAGCGTAGGGCACCGCTGCCACGCTAG
- the LOC108198497 gene encoding protein FAR1-RELATED SEQUENCE 5-like, translating to MSSSLFSYVFSGKSSSDSENEGENNFDTFVPIDIDKIVPRRKKSNIKASDVVVDLDDLNDEFVNYHEEETKKYDGGGGDGCYRGGSCSTPQKRENSVNDFGSTSKKKGKEKIFENLNDFCDGGSEGEEIFEDVCPRVGQIFNTLDEAERFYRDYGRRMGFEVIIRSTHRHSRSDAISSRLYICRKGRKSNSQSLDFEDEEEKVRRVRDILGRTDCEARMYVVHRMKLDVWEITLVDLVHNHAMITPDKVQFMQRSRNIGPVAKSLIETLSKSGIGPSQSMNILSEISGGLGQVGFTNQDISNLLRSIRHKVFDSGDAETGLALLRELSASSFGNFFYRVELDDENRVNSLLWVDSRSLNAYKNFGDVVTFDSTYRTNKYCMPFIPITGVNHHYQSILFGFALIRDEKETSYKWVLKTWLEAVNNIPPISIITDQDIALGNAIAEVLPDTNHTYCTWHISRKFTEKLSSMFTKYPDFKKDFKSCLYKSVTGEEFEHKWMIMITKYKLENHSWLNEMYSIKHKWIGVYTRFHFAAGMSTTGRSESMNSFFDEYVKPSTGLKEFIENSQKALEKQYLREVEADYETQYKQRRLILGSSLECHAANIYTKEMFRRFQHEFRQAGSYVVELLNGDIGMPGRMYVAYKSSAPEESRSF from the exons ATGTCATCTTCATTATTTAGTTATGTTTTTTCTGGAAAATCTAGTTCGGATagtgaaaatgaaggtgaaaatAATTTTGACACTTTTGTACCAATAGATATTGATAAAATCGTTCCTCGTcgtaaaaaatcaaatattaaagcTTCGGATGTCGTAGTAGATCTTGATGATTTGAATGATGAATTTGTTAATTATCATGAGGAAGAAACAAAAAAGTatgatggtggtggtggtgatggtTGCTACCGTGGTGGTAGTTGTAGTACTCcccaaaaaagagaaaatagtGTGAATGATTTTGGTAGCACTTCGAAAAAAAAGGGTAAGGAAAagatttttgagaatttgaatgACTTTTGTGATGGTGGTAGTGAGGGAGAAGAAATTTTTGAAGATGTATGTCCCCGTGTTGGCCAAATATTTAATACACTAGATGAAGCCGAAAGATTTTATAGAGATTATGGGAGGAGAATGGGATTTGAGGTAATAATTAGGAGTACACATAGACACTCGCGAAGTGACGCTATTTCCTCGCGTTTGTATATTTGTCGTAAGGGTAGGAAATCAAATTCTCAATCTCTTGATTTTGAAGACGAAGAAGAGAAAGTAAGACGAGTTAGAGATATACTAGGAAGAACTGATTGTGAAGCTCGAATGTATGTGGTTCATCGTATGAAGTTAGATGTATGGGAGATCACATTGGTGGATTTAGTGCACAACCATGCAATGATCACACCGGATAAGGTTCAATTTATGCAAAGGTCGCGTAACATTGGGCCTGTCGCGAAGTCATTAATTGAGACGTTGAGTAAATCTGGTATTGGACCGTCTCAATCAATGAATATATTGAGTGAGATAAGTGGTGGATTGGGTCAAGTTGGTTTTACTAATCAAGATATTAGTAATTTACTACGTAGCATTCGTCACAAGGTATTCGATTCGGGTGATGCCGAGACTGGTTTGGCCTTGCTACGAGAATTGAGTGCTAGTAGTTTTGGAAATTTTTTCTACCGGGTAGAATTGGATGATGAGAATCGAGTTAATAGTTTGTTGTGGGTTGATTCTAGGTCATTAAATGCATACAAGAATTTTGGGGATGTAGTTACTTTTGACTCGACATATCGGACCAATAAGTATTGTATGCCATTTATACCCATTACAGGAGTGAATCATCATTATCAATCAATTTTATTTGGGTTCGCACTCATAAGAGATGAGAAGGAAACGTCTTACAAATGGGTTTTAAAGACGTGGTTGGAAGCTGTTAACAACATACCTCCCATTTCAATCATTACCGATCAAGACATAGCATTGGGGAATGCTATTGCAGAGGTATTGCCAGACACAAATCACACATATTGTACGTGGCACATAAGTCGTAAGTTTACCGAAAAATTATCTAGCATGTTCACAAAATATCCtgattttaaaaaagatttcaaGTCATGTTTGTACAAGTCAGTGACGGGTGAGGAATTTGAACACAAGTGGATGATTATGATTACAAAGTACAAGTTGGAGAATCATAGTTGGTTGAATGAGATGTATTCAATCAAGCACAAATGGATAGGTGTCTACACAAGATTCCATTTTGCAGCAGGTATGAGTACAACCGGAAGGAGCGAATCAATGAATTCCTTTTTTGATGAGTATGTGAAACCTAGTACGGGTTTGAAAGAATTTATTGAGAATTCTCAAAAAGCTTTGGAGAAACAGTATCTTCGCGAGGTAGAAGCCGACTATGAAACTCAATACAAGCAAAGAAGACTCATTCTAGGTTCTTCACTAGAGTGTCATGCAGCAAACATCTACACGAAAGAAATGTTTAGACGTTTCCAACACGAGTTTCGACAAGCCGGATCTTATGTTGTGGAGTTGTTGAATGGAGACATCGGTATGCCAGGGAGGATGTACGTGGCATACAAATCATCTGCGCCCGAGGAAAGTAGGAG TTTTTAA